The following coding sequences are from one Terriglobales bacterium window:
- a CDS encoding PilN domain-containing protein: protein MIRINLLGIPHSKRGRRAAMGGGGGGEGGSPIVVLAILVLVGLAANGWWYWHLNSMHDQLMADIAKEDIENKRLNDVKTKYDALVAQRKALDDRRQVIEDLRARQSGPVDLLTMVGNTVNQTDGVWLVTMKDDGNSISLDGTALGANAVANLISNLQKQKYFKSVEIKETYQDDQMKEVQAFQFTLVCEKQPPPVPPQQEKKS, encoded by the coding sequence ATGATTCGCATCAATCTTCTCGGCATACCACACTCCAAGCGGGGCAGGCGCGCCGCCATGGGCGGTGGCGGGGGCGGCGAGGGCGGCAGCCCGATCGTGGTTCTCGCGATCCTTGTGCTCGTCGGCCTCGCAGCCAACGGCTGGTGGTACTGGCACCTGAACAGCATGCACGACCAGCTGATGGCCGACATCGCGAAGGAAGACATCGAGAACAAGCGCCTGAACGACGTCAAGACCAAGTACGACGCGCTGGTCGCGCAGCGCAAGGCGCTCGACGATCGCCGGCAGGTGATCGAAGACCTGCGCGCCCGCCAGTCCGGGCCGGTGGACCTGCTCACCATGGTGGGCAACACCGTGAACCAGACCGACGGCGTGTGGCTGGTGACGATGAAGGATGACGGCAACTCCATCAGCCTCGATGGGACGGCGCTGGGCGCAAACGCGGTGGCCAACCTGATCTCGAATCTCCAGAAGCAGAAATACTTCAAGAGCGTGGAGATCAAGGAAACCTACCAGGACGACCAGATGAAGGAAGTCCAGGCGTTCCAGTTCACGCTGGTGTGCGAGAAGCAGCCGCCGCCGGTGCCACCGCAGCAGGAAAAGAAGTCGTAG
- a CDS encoding GlsB/YeaQ/YmgE family stress response membrane protein yields MGAIIGWIIFGLIAGAIAKLLMPGRDPGGFMITMLLGIAGAVVGGFIGRALWGSSGVNDWSLGSFVLAIAGAVLLLWLYRMFVRRRDTTGAGIGRRAA; encoded by the coding sequence ATGGGCGCGATTATTGGCTGGATCATCTTCGGATTGATTGCGGGCGCGATCGCCAAGCTGCTGATGCCCGGGCGCGATCCGGGCGGATTCATGATCACCATGCTGCTCGGCATTGCCGGCGCGGTGGTGGGCGGTTTTATTGGCCGGGCGCTGTGGGGCAGTTCGGGCGTGAACGACTGGAGCCTGGGCAGCTTCGTGCTGGCCATCGCGGGCGCCGTTCTGCTGCTGTGGCTGTACCGCATGTTCGTACGCCGGCGCGACACGACGGGCGCCGGCATCGGGCGCAGAGCAGCGTAG
- the pilM gene encoding type IV pilus assembly protein PilM produces MFGLGGAKTIVGLDIGSSCIKAVELKKARGGIELAHIGVEPLAQDIVVDSMIVDSGSVSSAISKIFSERGIKSKAVATSVSGHSVIVKKISVPTMSEQELAESIQTEAAQHIPFDITDVHIDYQILSEDFSGPQMDVLLVAVKKDKILNYTNVLSLAGKTCAVVDIDAFALQNCYEYNYSPAPGSVVALLNLGASVMNINIVRGNVPLFTRDVSTGGHQYTDSLQKELDLSFDDAEALKLGKQVGTVSEDAKLPILQQVTEVIVLEIQKTFDFFRATAAGEHIERIYLAGGSCSVAGLMEALRQEFSLPVEILNPFQKIGYSETQPGAELIGQNAGQLAVAVGLALRSFDDL; encoded by the coding sequence ATGTTCGGATTGGGTGGAGCAAAGACGATTGTCGGGCTGGACATCGGCTCCAGCTGCATCAAGGCCGTCGAGCTGAAGAAGGCGCGCGGCGGCATCGAGCTGGCGCACATCGGCGTGGAGCCGCTGGCGCAGGACATCGTGGTGGACTCGATGATCGTCGATTCCGGTTCGGTGTCGAGCGCCATCAGCAAGATCTTCAGCGAGCGCGGTATCAAGTCCAAGGCCGTGGCCACCTCGGTCAGCGGACACTCGGTCATCGTGAAGAAAATCTCCGTTCCCACCATGTCGGAGCAGGAGCTGGCCGAGAGCATCCAGACCGAAGCGGCGCAGCACATCCCGTTCGACATCACCGACGTCCACATCGACTACCAGATCCTGAGCGAAGACTTCTCCGGCCCGCAGATGGACGTGCTGCTGGTGGCCGTGAAGAAGGACAAGATCCTGAACTACACCAACGTCCTGTCGCTGGCCGGCAAGACGTGCGCGGTGGTGGACATTGACGCCTTCGCGCTGCAGAACTGCTACGAGTACAACTACAGCCCGGCGCCGGGATCGGTTGTCGCGCTGCTCAACCTGGGCGCCAGCGTGATGAACATCAACATCGTGCGCGGCAACGTGCCGCTGTTCACCCGCGACGTTTCCACCGGCGGCCACCAGTACACTGATTCGCTGCAAAAAGAGCTGGACCTGAGCTTCGACGACGCCGAGGCCCTCAAGCTCGGCAAGCAGGTCGGCACGGTGAGCGAAGATGCCAAGCTGCCCATCCTCCAGCAGGTCACCGAAGTGATCGTGCTGGAAATCCAGAAGACGTTCGACTTCTTCCGCGCGACGGCGGCGGGCGAACACATTGAGCGCATTTACCTGGCAGGCGGTTCATGCAGCGTTGCCGGCCTGATGGAAGCGCTCCGGCAGGAGTTCTCGCTGCCGGTCGAGATACTGAATCCGTTCCAGAAAATCGGCTACTCGGAAACCCAGCCGGGCGCCGAACTGATCGGGCAGAACGCGGGACAACTCGCGGTCGCGGTGGGATTGGCCCTCAGGAGCTTTGACGACCTATGA
- a CDS encoding helix-turn-helix domain-containing protein: MADSPEVMNIRQASQYLGVSPDTLYKYVYEEKIPAFKLGNRWKFKKTILDSWMERKSTLGEGRSSSKKKPRSARAAAGH; this comes from the coding sequence ATGGCCGATTCGCCAGAAGTCATGAACATCCGGCAAGCCTCGCAATACCTGGGCGTGAGTCCTGACACGCTTTACAAATACGTTTACGAGGAGAAAATACCCGCATTCAAACTGGGCAACCGCTGGAAGTTCAAAAAGACCATCCTCGACTCGTGGATGGAGCGCAAGAGCACTCTTGGGGAAGGCCGGAGCAGCAGCAAGAAGAAGCCGCGCTCGGCGCGGGCGGCAGCCGGACACTAA
- the rodA gene encoding rod shape-determining protein RodA has product MSRYVSYRDFDWFLLGMVLVICGLGVVEIYSATFTTKFAGVHLKQVYWIMAGVAIMFLVSLVNYQVVLDYIHWVYLTAIVSLVAVLIFGKKYLGARRWIQLPGGQHFQPSEWVKLILILAVAKYFADMRQREASWSDIIKAGLLVGVPFLMVLVQPDLGTALTYIPVVIMALFLGGLRLKQATVLVLVAALAMPLAYMKLKPYQRARLTSFLHPEADSQGSGYQVEQSLIAVGSGGLFGRGATKGSQTQQGFLPVPHTDFIFAAFSEEHGFVGALTLLLLYFMVLMRLVHNAQTAPDRAGGFVVMGVVAVLTFHILVNVGMVVGFMPVTGIPLPLMSYGGSSVLFTFLALGIVNNIRMRRFVN; this is encoded by the coding sequence ATGTCTCGCTACGTTTCATACCGCGACTTTGACTGGTTCCTGCTGGGGATGGTGCTGGTGATCTGCGGCCTCGGTGTGGTCGAGATCTACAGCGCAACCTTCACCACCAAGTTCGCGGGCGTGCACCTGAAGCAGGTGTACTGGATCATGGCCGGGGTCGCCATCATGTTCCTGGTGAGCCTGGTGAACTACCAGGTGGTGCTCGACTATATCCACTGGGTATATCTCACCGCCATTGTTTCGCTGGTAGCTGTACTCATCTTCGGCAAGAAGTACCTCGGAGCGCGGCGCTGGATCCAGCTTCCCGGCGGACAACACTTCCAGCCCTCCGAGTGGGTGAAGCTCATTCTCATCCTCGCCGTCGCCAAGTATTTTGCCGACATGCGGCAGCGCGAGGCGTCGTGGAGTGACATCATCAAGGCCGGCCTGCTGGTGGGCGTGCCGTTCCTGATGGTGCTGGTCCAGCCCGACCTGGGTACGGCGCTGACCTACATTCCGGTGGTCATCATGGCGCTGTTCCTCGGCGGCCTGCGCCTCAAGCAGGCAACCGTGCTGGTGCTGGTCGCGGCGCTGGCCATGCCGTTGGCTTACATGAAGCTGAAGCCGTATCAGCGCGCTCGGCTCACCAGCTTCCTGCATCCGGAGGCCGATTCGCAGGGTTCAGGCTACCAGGTGGAGCAGTCGCTGATCGCGGTCGGCTCCGGCGGGCTGTTTGGCCGGGGGGCGACCAAGGGCTCGCAGACGCAGCAGGGGTTCCTGCCGGTGCCCCATACCGACTTCATCTTTGCCGCGTTTTCCGAGGAACACGGATTTGTAGGCGCTTTAACCCTTCTGCTGCTATACTTTATGGTGCTGATGCGTTTAGTCCACAACGCCCAGACGGCGCCTGACCGCGCCGGAGGGTTTGTGGTGATGGGTGTGGTGGCGGTGCTTACGTTCCACATCCTGGTAAACGTCGGCATGGTGGTCGGCTTTATGCCGGTCACCGGAATACCGCTGCCGCTGATGAGTTATGGCGGCTCGTCGGTTTTGTTCACATTCCTGGCGCTGGGCATTGTCAACAACATACGGATGCGCCGGTTCGTGAACTGA
- the pilO gene encoding type 4a pilus biogenesis protein PilO produces the protein MAKFSEMPAMTQLGIVFGLLVALSAAAWFLVYQKQADANKLAADQLKLKQDENARLRKIELEMPDLQRQVEGKKEQLEAMKKILPDEKLADQFIHLMQETAANAGIEVRRYTARQMSPQKFYTEAPYEMELDGPYYSMLDFFARVGKLERIINVNGLKVAALTRAGDSGARRRYAYAPNESVAATCVTTTFFSREDLAKPGAPPAPAAAKK, from the coding sequence ATGGCAAAGTTCAGCGAAATGCCGGCAATGACGCAGTTGGGGATCGTATTCGGTCTTCTGGTGGCGCTTTCCGCCGCGGCCTGGTTTCTGGTCTACCAGAAGCAGGCCGACGCCAATAAGCTGGCCGCCGATCAGCTCAAGCTCAAGCAGGACGAGAACGCGCGCCTGCGCAAGATCGAGCTGGAGATGCCCGACCTGCAGCGCCAGGTGGAAGGCAAGAAAGAGCAGCTTGAGGCGATGAAGAAGATCCTGCCCGACGAGAAGCTCGCCGACCAGTTCATCCACCTGATGCAGGAGACGGCGGCCAACGCCGGCATCGAGGTGCGCCGCTACACCGCGCGCCAGATGAGCCCGCAGAAGTTCTACACCGAGGCCCCCTACGAGATGGAACTGGACGGGCCGTATTACTCGATGCTCGACTTCTTCGCGCGGGTGGGCAAGCTGGAGCGCATCATCAACGTGAACGGGCTGAAAGTGGCGGCCCTGACCAGGGCGGGCGATTCCGGCGCGCGCCGGCGCTATGCCTACGCTCCCAATGAGAGTGTGGCGGCCACCTGCGTGACCACCACGTTTTTCAGCCGCGAAGACCTGGCCAAGCCGGGCGCTCCGCCGGCCCCGGCAGCAGCGAAGAAGTAA
- the mrdA gene encoding penicillin-binding protein 2, whose product MFSGREEKIPQLRLTMVQYGILAIFLVLLFGLWRLQVTGSERYESLAERNRVRTIPILAPRGKILDREGRVLVDNYPSFSVLLLRDQVKNIEPEHIDKIAAGLNMSPSEIRDRLRRIATAPAFQPLVLKDDITPSELQFIEAHKFELPELETILVSRRLYPKNGFLAHTIGYVGEVSEDMLNQPQYELYEPGMIVGKSGLEQQYNDLLMGKDGSRRAVVNSRGKEVDRLSETPAEPGKPLKLTIDLDLQIAAEVAMGDKNGAIVAMDPRTGEILAMVSRPTFDPNAFSVRISRQEWARLATDDEHPLMNKAIQAQLAPGSVFKIIMSVAGLQEGIAQTLHVNCPGGATFYGRYFKCWVAAEHRAHGAVDISKGIYQSCDVFFYTLAEKLGIGRIAQYATALGLGKRTGIDLPGEMAGVMPSEEWKIRNFKQKWYAGETISVGIGQGAVAVTPIQLTRAISGIAMGGQLRRPHLVFDNEVPQQTLQRVSAAFPEEVKFDLQQSNWETITDAMSNVPSPLGTANSAHLNGIDFAGKTGSAQTMSNALAQKLGHSHSMKDNAWFVGFTPRRSPEVVVGVLFEGGEHGQFAARIAAQVVKAFVEKQRARAAQQKTAELRPAKPEAEFTGVWSAESGDAGKEGKNSGLRAGRVRIPLAVTVAPAKAAPGINP is encoded by the coding sequence ATGTTTTCCGGACGCGAGGAAAAAATTCCGCAGCTTCGCCTGACGATGGTGCAGTACGGCATCCTGGCGATCTTCCTCGTGCTGCTGTTCGGCTTGTGGCGGCTGCAGGTGACCGGCAGCGAGCGCTACGAGAGCCTGGCGGAGCGCAACCGCGTCCGCACCATTCCCATCCTGGCGCCGCGCGGCAAGATTCTCGACCGCGAAGGCCGCGTTCTGGTGGACAACTATCCGTCGTTCTCCGTGCTGCTGCTGCGCGACCAGGTGAAGAACATCGAGCCGGAGCACATCGACAAGATCGCCGCCGGGCTGAACATGTCGCCCAGCGAAATCCGCGACCGCCTGCGCCGCATTGCCACCGCGCCCGCGTTCCAGCCGCTGGTGCTCAAGGACGACATCACGCCGAGCGAGCTGCAATTCATCGAGGCGCACAAGTTCGAGCTGCCCGAGCTGGAGACGATCCTGGTGTCGCGGCGGCTGTATCCCAAGAACGGCTTCCTGGCGCACACCATCGGGTACGTGGGCGAAGTCAGCGAAGACATGCTCAATCAGCCGCAGTACGAGCTCTACGAGCCGGGCATGATCGTGGGCAAGTCGGGGCTGGAGCAGCAGTACAACGACCTGCTGATGGGCAAAGACGGCTCCCGGCGCGCGGTGGTGAACAGCCGCGGCAAGGAAGTGGACCGGCTGAGCGAAACGCCGGCCGAACCCGGCAAGCCGCTCAAGCTCACGATCGATCTCGACCTGCAGATCGCCGCCGAAGTCGCCATGGGCGACAAGAACGGCGCCATCGTCGCCATGGACCCGCGCACGGGCGAGATCCTGGCGATGGTTTCGCGGCCCACGTTCGATCCGAACGCGTTCTCGGTGCGCATCTCGCGGCAGGAGTGGGCGCGCCTGGCCACCGACGACGAGCATCCGCTCATGAACAAAGCCATCCAGGCCCAGCTCGCGCCCGGCTCGGTGTTCAAGATCATCATGTCGGTGGCGGGACTGCAGGAGGGCATCGCGCAAACGCTGCACGTGAACTGCCCCGGCGGCGCGACCTTCTACGGGCGCTACTTCAAGTGCTGGGTCGCGGCCGAGCACCGCGCGCACGGCGCGGTCGATATCAGCAAGGGGATTTACCAGTCCTGCGACGTCTTCTTCTACACGCTGGCAGAAAAACTCGGCATCGGCCGCATCGCGCAGTACGCCACCGCGCTCGGACTGGGCAAGCGGACCGGTATTGACCTTCCCGGAGAAATGGCCGGCGTGATGCCGTCGGAAGAGTGGAAGATCCGCAACTTCAAGCAGAAGTGGTACGCCGGCGAAACAATCTCGGTCGGCATCGGGCAGGGCGCCGTCGCTGTCACCCCCATCCAGCTCACCCGCGCGATTTCCGGCATCGCCATGGGCGGGCAGTTGCGGCGTCCGCACCTGGTCTTCGACAACGAAGTGCCGCAGCAGACGCTGCAACGCGTAAGCGCGGCTTTTCCGGAAGAAGTGAAGTTCGACCTGCAGCAGTCGAACTGGGAAACGATCACCGACGCCATGTCGAACGTGCCTTCGCCGCTGGGCACGGCCAACAGCGCGCACCTGAACGGAATCGATTTCGCCGGCAAGACGGGCAGCGCGCAGACCATGAGCAACGCGCTGGCGCAGAAGCTCGGGCACAGCCACTCGATGAAGGACAACGCCTGGTTCGTGGGCTTCACGCCGCGCCGCAGCCCGGAGGTGGTGGTCGGAGTGCTGTTCGAGGGCGGCGAGCACGGCCAGTTCGCCGCGCGCATCGCGGCGCAGGTGGTAAAGGCGTTCGTGGAGAAGCAGCGCGCGCGGGCGGCGCAGCAGAAGACGGCGGAGCTGCGTCCGGCGAAACCTGAGGCGGAATTTACGGGCGTCTGGTCAGCCGAAAGCGGAGATGCAGGGAAGGAAGGGAAGAACAGCGGCCTGCGCGCCGGCCGCGTCCGCATTCCGCTGGCCGTGACGGTGGCGCCGGCCAAGGCCGCGCCGGGAATCAACCCCTAG
- a CDS encoding Rne/Rng family ribonuclease: MNKELFISSTPHETKVAVAEDDQLAEIYFERENEYSLAGAIYKGRVTRVLPGMQSAFVDIGLERDAFLYVTDFLEEQDEQEEFENVAVPQPRQPQLERAQQQQQQQASPATEAEAAPEEARGEAQDEGGEEETQTEAQAEGEAPASAEGGTQPQQNEEGVRRWRGRRRRGRRRGGRDERFDRGGREDRGRGPEQRDTRPETRDEGRHEFRDEGRYSSRRESRGDSREYGPPAGYQPIILPGESISKYNRLAQQQAPPPQHPAGMTEALPGQETAPTASEEAARLFGEAGLDTGGRDEAEAERRSAEINHAQPESELHVAAGDESREELTQQPHQLEVKPGPGPEVYGHTRQHEQGQGAGREAGPPRRSGFFSNVASFFRGENEEGPRSEGASREASERGEPAEFESQPHEHESHPAQKSEFRSEESRSFAPGEGVVEEEVIDEEETEYAGAAEEPDDAEFEEMEEETMHAGRRPNGRDDAEGGLTLEGGYDQSVEGEGDGNGEGDGNGEGEEGGGYDAEADAAQAEAEAALARGGDFAPDRAELRGPSGTAGYQQRSERSERPDRGFDRRGQRGRGGRRGRRGRPGREPHRTQMISELLKEGQEILVQIAKEPMGKKGARITSHIALPGRFLVYMPTVNHIGVSRKISSEEERSRLKRIVLSERENGHGGFIVRTAADRANEEELRADIRFLKNLWQEIKSRAENARAPALIYHDLSLVERILRDQVNQNFTNIWVDTESDYERLVRFVSRFQPALTKRVKLYTKTTPLFEQFGITDEISKALKSKVWLKSGGYIVINQTEALVAIDVNTGKYVGKTQRLEDTIVKTNVDAIREIVRQIRLRDLGGIIVIDFIDMDERKNRQRVMQALEQALRSDRSPSKVLQFNDFGLVAITRKRVKQSLERTLGQPCNHCSGTGFTKSVSTVCNEIWVEMRKMAKTFEAGDVMLRVHPEVAKALKANGGRWIQEIEELIGKNLIVKSDPLLHEEQFDVN; this comes from the coding sequence ATGAACAAGGAACTATTCATCTCCTCAACGCCCCACGAAACCAAGGTGGCGGTGGCCGAGGACGACCAGTTAGCGGAAATCTACTTCGAGCGCGAAAACGAATACAGCCTCGCCGGCGCCATCTACAAAGGACGCGTCACGCGCGTGCTTCCCGGCATGCAGTCGGCTTTCGTGGACATCGGCCTGGAACGCGACGCGTTCCTCTACGTGACCGACTTCCTCGAGGAACAGGACGAGCAGGAGGAATTTGAGAACGTGGCGGTGCCGCAGCCGCGGCAGCCGCAACTGGAGCGGGCGCAGCAGCAGCAGCAGCAGCAGGCCTCGCCGGCAACGGAGGCCGAGGCTGCGCCGGAAGAAGCCCGAGGCGAGGCTCAGGACGAGGGCGGCGAAGAAGAAACGCAGACCGAGGCGCAGGCCGAGGGCGAAGCGCCGGCGAGCGCTGAAGGCGGTACGCAGCCGCAACAGAACGAAGAGGGCGTGCGCCGGTGGCGCGGGCGCCGTCGCCGCGGGCGCCGCCGCGGCGGACGGGATGAACGGTTTGATCGCGGTGGAAGAGAGGACCGCGGACGCGGTCCCGAACAGCGCGACACCCGGCCCGAAACTCGCGACGAAGGCCGCCACGAGTTCCGCGACGAAGGCCGCTATTCATCGCGTCGCGAATCGCGAGGCGACTCGCGCGAGTACGGCCCGCCGGCAGGATATCAGCCGATCATTCTTCCCGGCGAATCCATCTCCAAGTACAACCGGCTGGCGCAGCAGCAGGCGCCGCCGCCGCAGCATCCCGCGGGCATGACCGAAGCGCTGCCCGGGCAGGAGACGGCGCCGACGGCTTCAGAGGAAGCGGCGCGTCTGTTCGGCGAAGCCGGACTCGATACCGGCGGAAGAGATGAAGCCGAGGCGGAGCGCCGGTCCGCCGAGATCAATCACGCACAGCCTGAAAGCGAGCTGCACGTGGCCGCCGGCGATGAATCGCGCGAAGAATTGACCCAGCAGCCGCACCAGCTCGAGGTCAAACCCGGCCCGGGTCCGGAAGTTTACGGGCACACCCGCCAGCACGAGCAGGGCCAGGGCGCCGGCCGCGAGGCCGGGCCGCCGCGTCGCAGCGGGTTCTTCTCGAACGTGGCGTCATTCTTCCGCGGCGAGAACGAGGAGGGACCGCGCAGCGAAGGCGCGAGCCGTGAGGCGAGTGAACGGGGCGAGCCCGCCGAGTTCGAGTCGCAGCCACACGAGCATGAATCGCATCCGGCGCAGAAGAGCGAATTCCGCTCCGAAGAATCGCGCTCGTTCGCTCCCGGCGAGGGCGTGGTGGAAGAGGAAGTGATCGACGAGGAGGAGACCGAGTACGCCGGCGCAGCCGAGGAACCCGACGACGCCGAGTTCGAGGAGATGGAAGAGGAGACGATGCACGCCGGCCGGCGTCCCAACGGACGCGACGACGCCGAAGGCGGGCTGACGCTCGAGGGCGGCTACGACCAGAGCGTGGAGGGCGAAGGAGACGGCAACGGCGAGGGAGACGGCAACGGCGAGGGAGAAGAGGGCGGCGGTTACGACGCCGAAGCCGACGCCGCCCAGGCCGAAGCCGAAGCGGCGCTGGCGCGCGGCGGCGACTTCGCGCCCGATCGCGCCGAGTTGCGCGGACCTTCGGGCACGGCCGGCTACCAGCAGCGCTCGGAGCGCAGCGAACGGCCCGACCGCGGCTTCGATCGCCGCGGACAGCGCGGGCGCGGCGGGCGCCGCGGCCGGCGCGGGCGTCCCGGACGCGAGCCGCATCGCACGCAGATGATCTCCGAGTTGCTGAAGGAAGGGCAGGAGATCCTGGTGCAGATCGCCAAGGAGCCCATGGGCAAGAAGGGCGCGCGCATCACCAGCCACATCGCGCTGCCCGGCCGCTTCCTGGTCTACATGCCGACCGTGAACCACATCGGCGTGTCGCGGAAGATTTCGTCCGAGGAAGAGCGCTCGCGGCTGAAGCGCATCGTGCTCAGCGAACGCGAAAACGGGCATGGCGGCTTCATCGTGCGCACCGCGGCCGACCGGGCCAACGAGGAAGAGTTGCGCGCCGACATCCGCTTCCTCAAGAACCTGTGGCAGGAGATCAAGTCGCGCGCCGAGAACGCCAGGGCGCCGGCGCTGATCTACCACGACCTGAGCCTGGTGGAGCGCATCCTCCGCGACCAGGTGAACCAGAACTTCACCAACATCTGGGTCGACACGGAAAGCGATTACGAGCGCCTGGTGCGCTTCGTCAGCCGCTTCCAGCCGGCGCTCACCAAGCGCGTGAAGCTCTATACAAAGACCACGCCGCTGTTCGAGCAGTTCGGCATCACCGACGAGATCAGCAAGGCGCTGAAGTCGAAGGTGTGGCTGAAGTCAGGCGGCTACATCGTCATCAACCAGACCGAGGCGCTGGTGGCGATTGACGTCAACACCGGCAAGTACGTGGGCAAGACGCAGCGCCTGGAAGACACGATCGTGAAAACGAACGTGGACGCCATCCGCGAGATCGTGCGGCAAATCCGGCTGCGCGACCTGGGCGGCATCATCGTCATCGACTTCATCGACATGGATGAGCGGAAGAACCGCCAGCGCGTCATGCAGGCGCTCGAGCAGGCCCTGCGCAGCGACCGCTCGCCGTCCAAGGTGCTCCAGTTCAACGACTTTGGGCTGGTGGCGATCACCCGCAAGCGCGTGAAGCAGTCGCTGGAGCGCACTCTCGGCCAGCCCTGCAACCATTGCAGCGGCACTGGCTTTACCAAGTCGGTTTCCACGGTGTGCAACGAGATCTGGGTGGAAATGCGCAAGATGGCCAAGACGTTCGAAGCTGGCGACGTGATGCTGCGCGTTCATCCCGAGGTCGCCAAGGCGCTCAAGGCCAACGGCGGACGCTGGATCCAGGAGATCGAAGAACTGATCGGGAAGAACCTGATCGTGAAGAGCGATCCGCTGCTGCACGAAGAGCAGTTTGACGTGAACTAG